In Haematobia irritans isolate KBUSLIRL chromosome 1, ASM5000362v1, whole genome shotgun sequence, a genomic segment contains:
- the ATPsynE gene encoding ATP synthase, subunit E, with protein MSQAPVRVSPLIKFGRWSLLTLGIGYGAFHQNRLSKKEEKVREIEAQQKVIRDAKLAEEKKKSAAAEMRALEELSKPPKKA; from the coding sequence ATGTCTCAAGCTCCAGTTCGTGTATCACCTTTGATTAAGTTCGGCAGATGGTCCCTGTTGACCCTCGGCATTGGCTATGGTGCCTTCCACCAAAACCGTTTGTCCAAGAAGGAGGAGAAGGTTCGTGAAATCGAAGCCCAACAGAAGGTGATCCGTGACGCCAAATTGGCTGAGGAAAAGAAGAAGAGTGCTGCCGCTGAAATGCGTGCTTTGGAAGAATTGAGCAAACCTCCCAAGAAGGCataa